CAATCATGTACCGTACGGATAGGCGTAAACCACCTTCGGATTCAGAAAAAGCCTTGTGCGCTCATAGTTTTATGAAATTTCTTGTCTTTcagataaaactaaaattaatgaATAAATACAAAAGACTGCTCAATTCAACTGTTGTAAGCTGGAAAAAAAGGAAGTTGTTGTTTTGTCCTAATAGAACCATCGAAAATGAATAAGCAACtgtgtattttttaattatggttGTTCAGAACTACTATTATAAAATgcttataattaaatattaatttactaCATAGTCTGCAAATAGTAAAGTATCATGTGAGATGAACAAACACATATATGTGATTCGACATCATCTTCTTGACAGCCATAACGCTGGTGGCTATCTAATATTTCTAATTCTTCAAATctaaataaacaacaaaaaaatgagaTTGCTGTGACAAGAATATCATCACATGAAACTTTGATCTTGATGGttggtaaataaatattttgataaatttcaaTGTATTCTTTTCTATAAACAAACGTAAATTACAATGGTTCGAGGATTTTCTTAGGTATATTTGGTGCTGTTGCTCAAATACGATCTTGCGCGGGCACATGATTCCTACTAAAATACTAGCGATAACCAACATGCCAATTACAATACTGTCACGGTACACGAAGATGCACGAAAGTCAAAATCGTTTTCGTTACGTTTAATTAAATATGCGAAGACGGTCACTTTGGTCAGAGAGTGACACGTTGGCTTCTTTATTGGGATTACGGTTAGTTTCGGTTTTACTTGGCaaatacatttttctttttgggcAACTTGTCAGCAAATACATACGTCCAAATAGATCCCTCTGAGTGACCTTCTCATTAAAATATATCGAAGACGCCCCTGTTCACTGTTGCATGAGACGAACAAGTACAAAaagcaaaataaatttataaaatgaagGAAAGAATCCTGAAGAATAAATCAGacaaaacatttattaaaaactataagCCTTGAGCTGACGTAcgatgcatatatatatagaatcaAAGACTTCTAaaaccatgattaacccggagttCTTAGAGTGGAGTTCTTatcggaagttaagaaactgtttcttaacttttaactaaaaaagttaagaaccgattcttaaaatctttatttaagaaccggttcttaatttttttatttaaaagttaagaaactatTTCTTAACTTCCGGTAAGAATCTCATCATAAGATCtctgggttaatcatgctcgAAGGTGGACCAAACATGTTGCATGCCTATTCTGTTGGTGctctttatattttgtttttctgctTAGTTACGAGACGGTAAATTAATGCACATATTACATTTGTTAAACCTTTTAAGATATCATCAAGAAAATAGTGCAACACTGGGGTGCTTATAAatcttgtttaattttatacttttaCGTACACTACAACTCTTGTTTGGGGTatgagttttttgttttttttttttgctaaaaggtTTGGGGTATGAGTTGTAGTGTACGTAAAagtatttaaaagaaaaacttaaTCACCCATCCTTTGTTAATCCACGACTTGATAGGATTTGCATACtcgttttctgttttttttttttgaataattctCATTGTATGTTTAGTCTCCTTTTATTGAAGCCATTGAACGGAAAATCATTAATATTCTTTTTACATCGTAAAACTGTAAGAGTATATATTTGTAACACGGTATTTCCTTCATGAGGCTATATTGTTTATTTGATTTTGGATTAACTAATTTTTTGTTCTATCTTTTGGCTTCACGAAATTTGTTAGGTGGCTTATATACTTCTATATGCCGTCTTCAAGCGCAGACCCGCTCGTGAACCTTTTTTATCTTGTGTTTATTGGCTCTCCCGTGAACTCCATGCAACGGCCTTGTAATTTACCTTAATATCCTTCCCTTCCACGACTAGTTTGTAAAAATGTTTGTTTCAAATCATTTTGTAGTTCTCCTAacactattttatatttgattgatTAATTTCCTTATAcagacaaaataaataaataactggGACTATCTTTTTAACAATCGTATGTGTATATGGTGATTGAAGTTGATGTGGTACTATGGATAGCTGCGATAAATGCTGCCAGCAAGTTACTATTTAGACATTCCTAATTTTATACTTCCATATGCATTTGCAATATTACagcaaataaaataatgtttggCCGCCAAACTTTGCCTATCTGAATTATGAAGGATTTAGGGGAATGTTTAGCGTCTAGGCTGCTAAAACTTTTAGATGAAAAATGTTCAAGACACTCTCTAAATAGTAATTATACTAAAATCACTCATATATCTCTTAAAATATCAcataattctttttttgttaattatgttttcttttcaaCCTATTTTAAAGTAAATCGTTTTTTATAGGCTGAATAAAGAAGGCTTGCTCTTTATGCAGCTCTGTTTCTCCTATTTTAAAGTAAACCTCGAGCTTTGGCTCTCTAAGCAATCTAAACATGAATCCTTTTCTAGGTTACTGTTGTCAACTACATCTTTCAACACTCCATGAAGCGGAAtactaagagcatcattatctcTCTGTTTTAAAGCGTCTCTAGGGGTGGGGGGTCCACGGTTTAGGAAAAAGCGGTGTTTTATGTGCACCAAATAAGAGACGTTTGTTGTGTGTTTTTTGCACTGTTCGCGGATCCCACCGACATGTGGCGGTCCGTGATTGGTgcgttttttaattaatttttttaaaacaaaaagtaaaaaaaaaaaaaaaaatttaagaaacgtTTGTGGGATAAAGATGGCCTAAGTACACTGAAAAGTAAGCTCTGTTAATTTATGTTCACTGTCTTAGTCCCCAGTTGCAAACACTATCATGTTAGTTTATCCATCCACTGCAGGTTATCAATACACACCGTACCGCAGAGAGATTAATGTCAGTTCATTCTTCCTCTTGAGCTGAAAAATACAAGTGTTGGAATGTGTTTACATAAATTGTATCTCTGGTTTACCATATCAAGTGATGAAATCATTGAAGATGTTCAAAATACGTAGGACAGGTTATAACCAAAAAGGCATTGCAGTTTGCTTACAAGATTCTGTTCCATAATGTTACTGGGTTCAAGATTTCAAAAACCATATGCATAATACTTATATACATTTTGAAAAGATGTTAATAATAGCTTTTAAAAGTTGAGAAGATTTATATAATGTATTCTCACTTActttttgtttagtttcaggAAAAGAAGACCTGAACGCTAGAAGTTTTCAAAGACTTGCATACAGGACAAAACCCAGTGAACACATCACATTCTTTACACAAACTCAAGTGCCTACACGGCACAACCAACACCGACACTTCCTTCCCATGACACATCTTGCATCTCATCCTCTGGCTCCCcatgttgttgttgctgttgtttGGATCAATGTATGATGAAGCTGCATCATCTATTTCACTGTCTCCAAACCCTTCTTTACAATGATCTGCACCAGCAACcacattgttgttgttgttgttgttgtgtgaCATTGCTTGTTGTAGACTTGTCTTTAAGGCATTAACCACAGACTCATTATACTTTGCTCTATAATGCCAATTCTGAGCTTCCGTTGCCACTTGCTTTATCCTCTCCACGAGCTCTTTATTCTTCTTGTTCATGATATCGATCTCTTGGTCTTTCTCTTGAAGCTTCTTGCTCACTCCTTTCTCTATTGTGTTGAGAAAAGACGCAATCTGTCTCTGCTTCATATCCCTCACTTCTTTCGCCATTTGAGCTGCCTGAACCAcacaaaaaagtaaataaaacatTACAAAACAAAGAACCTTAAAACAGACCAAAAAACAGAACACAAACAAAGAGGATTAGtacctgaatttttaaaaactggtCAAGTTCATCTTTCTGTCTATGGAGATCAATCCGAAGAGTATCATCGAGTGACTGTAAGATTGGAGAAGCAGCAGCCACAATGCTACCACTAGCAGAAGTCACTGAGGAGTTGCGTTCATCGTCATCATAAGACAGTCTAAGACCAGTGGAGACTAGATTCTCCTTGGGGGCTTCTTCTTGCACACTAATATTGTTATGATTATAGTTTAAAGACATCTGAAGCTTGTGTTGCCTTTGGATATTATGACTAATGCTTTCAGCTTCCCTTCCTCTTTTGTTAGGCCGAAGCATTGGCGCATGATTATCATTAGCAAAATAGTTTACTGGATCAACAGTGCAGCCACCTCCcacttcaaagaaaaaaaaagacaggaTTCTCAGTTTCTCAGTTTGAGATAAAGACATAATGATGATAAGCAAGAAACTTACTGGTTCCGAGGAAGTGAAGCTGGTTGGTTTGTGTGTTTGTCTGGTATTGCAAGTGGTTCTCATTCATGAAAACCGGTGGTACAGTGTATCCATTGTTTCCCcttgacatcttcttcttcttcaataaaAGTATACAGATGGTAAAATATTGGACTCTCTCGGTTGAATTAGAGTACTAACAGAAGAAGAATGAAGCCTgcaattaagaaagaaaaagtcATTAGCCTAGAAAAATATtccaaatttaaaacttttgactCGAATATACCAACTAGAATTACAAAGAAGAGAAATGTAAACAAGACAATGCTGGATCATAGAACAGATTTGGTgttaaaatagaaaatctaagagaagaaaataaaataaaataaaacataaggagaaattatatataacctTTTTAACCTAAACGACTATAGGTTTCTATGATTATGCCTGATAAAGAGATTGATTGGTTCATAAGTCAAAGTTGCAGATGGATATATTGATATGTACTTTTAGCTTATTGATATATGGTAAATCTATGAGAacatggaaagattacaaaggTTCAAAGAACGATCCATGACCTAGAAacagaaaccctaattttccaacaaaaaaaagacagaagacgaggaaaagaatatatatgtacTTTTAGCTTATTGATATATGGTAAATCTATGAGATTTAACAAACCCTAGTTCTCTCAGATCCTGCATGAAGAGAgaaaaaatcatcatcatcatcgactCATATAAAGAAGCTGGTCTGTTcttgaaaatttgatttaaaactGATAAAAAGAAAGTTTAAGAAATATAGAGAGAGGCAGAGACGAACCGATGATTCAGGATCTTGACAGGAAAGAAGATGCCTCTGGTTGAGGGATGAAACGGCTATAGAAGAACAAGACTTTATTAAATTAAAGccacaagaaaataaaacaatttttttttataaagaaatcgaaaggaagaagacaaaagaaagaGGCAAAAGAAacggaagaagaaggaagaaagcAAATGAATGATGATGGTTTGTTTGTAAGCAATTGAGCGGGTGCGATGGAGCGGGGACAGTGTGTGATGAAGATAGTGGGGGAAGTTGGTTGCCATTTtcgatatttattttcaataaacAAAACTACATACTACATACttcgtttatttttattttaaatttgaaaaataataatgataataatgGTTGATAGTAGTAAATGTAAACACCACCAAACAAACAAGATGCAAGAACCGTTGGTGCTGCTTTCTCGTCTTTTCTTTCGTCGTGAGTTTGTGTATCTTTCCCTTCTcagagcatgtttattggtaAAACTCATTTGTGTCTCTTAAGTGGGttgtaatgattttttaatcacTAAAATTAAGATAAGAGACTTTGTTAAGAAACAATTAATTATAGTGGTTTATTGGTGGTATCTTAATTAAGGttcttaacaataaaaaaagattaaatttttttataaacattaaatttgaaacaaagattaaatttatttattgaacaaaacaaagtcaaacttaacattttaaacatagatattaaaatagaaacataaaaacataaaaaaacttAGTATGGAAACAAACGATAATAATTTCGGGATATGTTGGAGTGTcgctgaaataatcattccataaccAGAGATGGCCTTCTTCACGATTTCGTTCGATAAAAActcgtttttttcttctctttctttcatcttcttgatcaccATGATCAATGAACAGATTTTCAAATgtttgatcaaaatgttgatcaaaatattgatcgaaAGTTTGATCAATTGACTCTCCAAAAGTATTatgagaagaagatgccatatATGTTTTAGACTTTGTGAATAAATGAAGAACAAGAGGAGAATGGGAAAGAAACTTTGTGAATACAAGAATAGAATGGGAAAGAAACTTTGTGATttaagaagaagaggagaaatCTCAATCTTTTTTGAAGAAGAAATCTCAAATGAAAATTCATAAAACCATATATTTGTGGTCTGTGATTGAAGAAGAAATCTCAAATGAAAGAACCCGAAAAATAAAGTGAAAAAAGAGAGATGAAGTTTGATACACACGGAGTAGAGAAGAAGACTATGATGTTTATAAAAAGAGATGATGACTGATGCTTTCATTACAACAAACGGTCTGTGATACAACAAAACAAGATCAAAAGGTTTGATACACACGTGATACAACAAAACCAAGTCCACTACAAAACAAGCAGCAGACTACAAGAGCTGACCACAAAATTACAAGAGCCCTACCACAAAATTACAAGAGCCTGGCCACAAAACTACAAGAGCTGACCACAAAACTACAAGAGCCTGATCACAAAACTACAAGAGCTGACCAGAAGAAAAGTTTTACCTGAAAGATTTGTGGTGACCAAACGCCTGAGCCATTCCCATTAATAGAGCCCTTCTCGGACTCACTCTTTTGATGGTCTCCAGTGTCTGCAGAACATCAGTACGCATACATCAATAAACCCATAAGCTCACTTTTAAAATATGCTACTAAGCTGAcacaaagacaaaacaaaccATTCTCTAATATACCAGAGACTCCACCCATGCGCCGCTCAGTGCAAGGCTTCCAAGAGCTGGAGTGACGCAGCTCCGCCATTGCTCCTCGCCAAAACAAACCACTATcggttctttctttcttcttctcaatcTCTGTGGTTCTTACTTGCCATGTGAGGGAAGAGCTTGAAGGAGAGTACCGAacacgaagacaacaaaacaaatgaaaaagaatCAGAGGATTTCTATATTAAACTAATATACATGATTTTCATGGAATGAAAATTTTTTCATTGACTCAATCAATAAACGAAATGATCAAATGTGTGAATAAGCTCTCTATCAGAAACGAGAATTAACAGACTAAACAAGCGACGCGAACAAGAAGGAACACAATCTGGGACATGCAAAATTGaggatttcaaaaataaaatctagatTTTGGAGCTTTACCTTTCGATTTAACTTGGCGCCGGCCGAGGAGTTTGTTTGTAAAGGAGAGCCACCGATTTCCTCCGTCGAGGAGAGCCACAGAGATTCTCCGATGCTCATAGCCACCGAGATTCTTCTCCGAGCAACGCCACCGAGGTTCTTCTTCGAGGAGAGCCACGGAAATTGGTCGTCGACgaaactctccggcgattttTCGGTTACGAAAGCCACAGACGAGATTCTTCCACGGTGAGAGTACCGAGACTCTTTCTCGCGGAATCCACTGTCATCTTCGTCGCCttcatcttttgtttttctctcaAAATCACACCTCCAATACTGTACCAACACGTGGCCCACAAGAGGCGTTGCTTCCACCCCCTATTTAGAATACGTCCCTTAAGTTAATGGcaatttatcttttcttttaattgcTAATTCCCTTAATAAACCCATCTAAGAGACCCCAATGCACATGCTCTCACTACGCCAACTTTTctgttttcaatttttcattattattctttttctcctttccttttttttgttatttattacgATCATTGAAgctgaaaagtaaaaaaaaaatgaaatgatcGAATAACCCTTTATTAGTTGAATAAGTTTCTCCTAAATAAATATAAGACATTTTGAATAAAGGGTGTCTAGATGAATAAGTTTCTCCTAAATAAATATGTAAGTCCACATAGCAATACATTGAATTCTgaaaatgttgacaaaaaacaTGGAATATGATTAATTGCATTAAGCTAATATAATAATACACAGAtggcaaaaaagaagaagctaagttagatataaaacaattgtGACCGCGTTCGAGAGCAATAATTTATTCGACCGCATGATAAATACAATGGCGCACGTACTATAGACAATTGTATTTGAAAAACTTCATTTCATGATCTAACACATGTCTAGTAGTCAGACGATATGAATGTCGACTACGATACAGACTACTCCTTTTAAATATAAACACTGAatgatttagtattttttatattttatcgaCGATGAGACATGtggaaaattcaaatttaaatctTACAAAGTCAATACCACGACGAGGGACGTATATTAATTCAAATTATTCGACCGATTAATCAATATTGATCACCCAACACGGTTGCTGTTATATGAAtatgaaaaagagaaaataaaacaatatatatatcaaatattaatgTGAAAATGCAGAGAGAGCGATATGAATgagataaaataataatgatgaATAATCGTTTCACGTCAAATTCAAAGTCAGGATACGGAATCCAGAGTCGAGTGGGGGTAAAACCATGACAGTAGAAGAGAGTAGTCAACTACTCTTTAGGGGTGTTTTGTCTTTTCATTTATACTTCGTGTTTTATCCGCACGTACGTGCATAATTCTTTTATAGATATTTCTTAATAAATGTACTATTAAAGTTCAAGAAATTGTTTTTAAGTTAAAcattaaatttgtaatatttttatgagtctttcaatttcttaatttttactaatttaaaaacattattttggaCAACATtgtcaatattttattattttaaaatatgttattatctttaaacaattttaattatattaatttataataattatctaattaaataacaaatatacaACAGCTAATATAAAGCAATGTTAttcaatcaaaattttgaaattaccGAAACccaaaaatctcaaaataaatcaaaagcaaAACAATGTTTAACCTAACCCAactttacatattatattaattaaagtaAATAAACGATTgatattgtataattatattgtgaAATATCTTTCATAATACTTCAtccgtttcataataagtgtcacTTGGATACATTTCacgcatattaaaaatataaaaaatatactaatctattcttatttattatacaattatttaaataaaaatgatttaactAAACATCTATTGGTTATTTAAAAGGATAAGAAAGAGATTTAATGTAAAAATTTACATTGGAAATGTAGAATGAcacttttttgaaacaaaataaaaaagataaaatgacattttttaaaCAAAGATAACTGAATAAACACTAAAATAAACCAACTATGTTgacaaataaaacattaatatataatgtactGAAAATTCGATATATATTGTTATACTTATTTCTAAATGCTATAATAGAGGAAAATATGTTATAGTCaatttctatttttcatttataataGAGATTGTATGTGCTTCTAAATATAGAGATTAAATAGtattttcttattataaaattataaattttttattttcgaaatggtcttttaactttcaaaatttaataattataactgaaacaaataattttggaaaatacattttttataaaaaaaaatagaatcacATTTTTCTTTACATAATAGTCTTTGAAAGaaattgtaatttaaaaatagttataattcTATGAAATTCttgaaaaacataaaagtaaatatagttaattaaaaattaatattttgaaaatattctctTTTGGAGCcagatgttttaaaaatattttaaaatatttcaattcccaataaaaaaatattgataaaaatcagaaataacaaaaaaaattaaatcaacttTATTGTTATTGCTTATATaccttttttgttattttaatattaaaataattttaatattaaaataaatttaataattcaaaaaaatattcaatgaCATATTACGtctacaaaaaatataaataatttttttattacatatttttaatattttagtatatttataaatctaattattatatttatatatactactaattataaaaattagtgaataagaaagaaagatgtagataaacacaaaataaatacctgatattatcttttcttttttcaaaaacttgtttcattttttttgagatagcttctataatattaatttttaatcaaataaataatgaattgtattttaatgatagtttaattaaaattatttactaaaaataataactcagcctaaaatcatggagaatgtgacaaataagcaaattcacttctcaaataatagtatagattttcaAACTTCTATATTTGCTAAACAATAACCTGTTTTGctttttgtaattttcattttttttaaaattttccgcTTGTCAGTTTGTTATTGGTGAAgcgacttgcgctttagtaCAAAGGGATTAACCGAAATTCATGGGACGGGTAACGGAAGAAGACGGGATCAAACGCGCCTCTCGGTATGTTGGGAAGGTAATTAGCCGTTTTAAATTGCAAGTGGGACCATGCACTTGGTCGTTGGGCAAATATGGCGGGTAAGTTATTGGCGGGGAAGAATACTTTTTAGTTCTTTAGTATATGTAGACCATATGACTTTCTGGAAAATTGGACCGGACCAAACCGTAGCACGCCAGGTTCGTCGGAGGAAACTcttttgaaagagaaaaaagaaaaaaaatagttttttatttaagaataagagaaaaaacaaaacaaaaaaaatacttactACCATATTCAATAATCAATCGCACCGTTTGTCTAAAATAATATGGAAAAGAGGCAAATGGTGGGAATtgtcttaaaaatattataatgataCATATTTAGTGCACAGGTTTGTGTTTAtttcgtttaaaaaaataaataaaataggaaACAAGTAATCATTTTAGCTGATAaattaactttttaataaaCACTGACTTCACTTGTATTATATTGGTAACCTATTCTTAGTATATAATTGAAACTTCaattaattttactaaaaatatttctGATTTATAGGTTTGTAATATTTTGGTTTGACTCTACTGAAATttgatttcgttttttttaatctttttaatgTTTGATTACGTATTTGTAGATGCATATTTGGATTTGCTATTGATGTATTATGGATATATAGATTTTGTGAATGATTTgaagttattttcttttttttttaatcctaatTATGTGTTAAAACCCATCATATTTACTCGTAGAcccatttatttaaaatgtcgTAGAAGGacggttaaaaaaaaaaacctccgTAGAAGGGGAAAATATCATTTAGATGTGTGTTgttgaaaaagaagaaagcaaaAGGCCCTTCTAGTGGTTGCAACCACACCGacacaattaatttattattatgtgTACTACTATTCTTTTGTAACGTTACACGATATCCAACTAATATTTGGTTGATGATTTGTTATGTTTGTATACGATTTAGCTTTTTACTACGTCCAGTGCATAACCTTTGATTTCCTTTGaagtttttattttctgataAGTATGTGATTTATCATAAAAATGAATCAGGTTTGTGCATGTACAAAATGGTCAAAACTGTCAAGCCGTTTGTTGccagaaaaagataaaagacTTCCTTGTTAGGATTTGTGATTCCCAACACACAACCAAGAAAACTTCAGCCAAATTTGCATAAGTGtccgaaacttcttccgtcCTTTCCTTGTTAGGATATTATTTGCATAAGTTTCAATGACTTTGAAAACGATCTGCTAGAAAAGATCtctaagttcttttttttggattttcttgtacaaaaaaaaactgatcaaCTCAAATTAAAAGAAGGTAAAAAACCTTGAaccttttaatttatttcaagAAACTAATTTGATTCCAAGTTACGATGATAATTTGCATTTATCATATTGTAGTT
The window above is part of the Brassica napus cultivar Da-Ae chromosome C8, Da-Ae, whole genome shotgun sequence genome. Proteins encoded here:
- the LOC111198496 gene encoding BOI-related E3 ubiquitin-protein ligase 1-like; translated protein: MSRGNNGYTVPPVFMNENHLQYQTNTQTNQLHFLGTMGGGCTVDPVNYFANDNHAPMLRPNKRGREAESISHNIQRQHKLQMSLNYNHNNISVQEEAPKENLVSTGLRLSYDDDERNSSVTSASGSIVAAASPILQSLDDTLRIDLHRQKDELDQFLKIQAAQMAKEVRDMKQRQIASFLNTIEKGVSKKLQEKDQEIDIMNKKNKELVERIKQVATEAQNWHYRAKYNESVVNALKTSLQQAMSHNNNNNNNVVAGADHCKEGFGDSEIDDAASSYIDPNNSNNNMGSQRMRCKMCHGKEVSVLVVPCRHLSLCKECDVFTGFCPVCKSLKTSSVQVFFS
- the LOC111208942 gene encoding uncharacterized protein LOC111208942 — translated: MCCCGGTRRSWCVGVTVGTEVNRGLMFLQDLACRGSLKQFLMAAIGLWLAAMIGSCCNFLTVLYIGFVGAGGVFVCIFLWRIMFGIASTFVGLSEGMAKYGFLVLSSAIVAFAGVEATPLVGHVLVQYWRCDFERKTKDEGDEDDSGFREKESRYSHRGRISSVAFVTEKSPESFVDDQFPWLSSKKNLGGVARRRISVAMSIGESLWLSSTEEIGGSPLQTNSSAGAKLNRKLFPHMASKNHRD